The Leptolyngbya sp. CCY15150 genome includes the window ATCGTCTCACCGGCGCTAAACTGCACCTGCACAGGGCCTGCCCCAAAGTCATCGCCTGCTGTAGCAGAGGTACCTCTCAGCCGCACATCGACCCGCGAACTGATGGCCGTATTGCCGGAGCGCGTTACCTGCACAATTTCTACAATGCGGCGGCGATCGCCCTCCCGCACTCGATAGCTCTGAGATGAGAAGTTGTAGATAGGCACCCGACCCGGCGGTGGTTCAACCGGAGGAGGATTATCGAGAATGGTGAAGGTGGCCGTATTTTGATCGCCCGCGATGCCATTGCGGTTGAAATTGGTGAAGGAGAGCCGCATCTCTTCATCATCTTCCACCAGGTCATCGGCCAGGATGGTAATCGGCACCAACTGCACCGTCTCACCAGCGCTAAACTGCACCCGCACGGGCCCAGACAAGAAGTCATTGCCCGCCGTTGCCGATGTTCCCGTCAGCCGCACATCAACCCGCGAATCGACCGTAATGTCTCCCGAACGCGTTACCTGCACCGTTTCGACAATGCGGCGATCGCGCCTCGGCTCGCGGGCACTGTACGAGGCTCGATTGAACTCATAGATCTGGGGTTCTGGGTCATCGTTCAGGATCGTGAACGTCGTGGTGGGGCGGGTGGTGCCAATGCGTCCGCTATTGCCCGGGGTGCCAAAGGAAAGATTGATCACCTCATCGGGTTCAAAGTCGGTGTCGCCTAATATTTCAAGGGAAACAGATGCCGTGGTTTGTCGGGGGGCAAAGGTCACGGTGATTGGCCCGGGCGTGAAGTCTACCCTAGGCGTGGCAGGAGGGTTGCCTGCCGCCAACAACACCGTTACCGTACTGGCCTGGTTAATATCGCCCGATCGCACCACCTGTACCTGATCCACGATCGCTCTTCTGTCTCCTTCCCGCAGGCGATAGGCAGCCCGTTCAAAGTTGTAGGTCGTGGGCTGATCATCATTCAAGATCGTGCCCGTACCCACAACCGCATTCCCAGCCGCCATGCCGTCGAAACCAGATAGCGCTACGGTGAGAGTCTCGTCGTCTTCAAACGACGTATCACCGACCACTTGCACCGTCAGGGTTTGCTCGGTTTGCCCTGGCGTAAAGACCAAGGTGCCCGTATCGGCAAGGTAGTCATTATTGGCAGCGGTGGCCGTGCCATCATTCACCTGGTAGTCCACCTGAGCGGTGTCCGCATTCACCCCTGACAGCGACACGGTGAAGATCAAATCACTGGTACCCGCATCTCCCTCAATGACACTGGCATCGTTGATCACCACCGTAGGAAGGTCATCGTCGTCTTGAATGCCGCCCGTGGCCTGACGAGCGCTGGAGCTCAGAATGCCGCCCGTGGGATTATTCAGCCGCACATCAAAGGTTTCAAGGCCGCCACCCTCAAAGGTGGTGTCGCCATTCACCGTAATGTTCACCACCTGAGTCG containing:
- a CDS encoding Calx-beta domain-containing protein, with protein sequence GNDDNPPAIAISNASVLEGDLGDTGTAVFTVSLSNPSQEAIAVTYSTADNTATSGGAVAAGNGDYIPVVDGVLNFAAGETLKLITITVNGDDISEGTETFNVNLTDTGGATPSNVSGIGTIGDNDQLPQITILNTAVQEGALGETAIATHTVLLSDPSAQTVTVGFATANGTASVANNDYLATFGQLTFAPGQTVATINVTVVGDDTFEPAETYVVNLSNPSNAGLSNAQSIGTIENDDLQPVISIFGVTVDEGDAGTTLAPFTVQLSRPSSAPVIVAYQTTNGTATTAPGVGGNDYTAASGFVTFAAGQTTQVVNITVNGDTTFEGGGLETFDVRLNNPTGGILSSSARQATGGIQDDDDLPTVVINDASVIEGDAGTSDLIFTVSLSGVNADTAQVDYQVNDGTATAANNDYLADTGTLVFTPGQTEQTLTVQVVGDTSFEDDETLTVALSGFDGMAAGNAVVGTGTILNDDQPTTYNFERAAYRLREGDRRAIVDQVQVVRSGDINQASTVTVLLAAGNPPATPRVDFTPGPITVTFAPRQTTASVSLEILGDTDFEPDEVINLSFGTPGNSGRIGTTRPTTTFTILNDDPEPQIYEFNRASYSAREPRRDRRIVETVQVTRSGDITVDSRVDVRLTGTSATAGNDFLSGPVRVQFSAGETVQLVPITILADDLVEDDEEMRLSFTNFNRNGIAGDQNTATFTILDNPPPVEPPPGRVPIYNFSSQSYRVREGDRRRIVEIVQVTRSGNTAISSRVDVRLRGTSATAGDDFGAGPVQVQFSAGETIQAVPITILADDLVEDDEEVRLSFTNFDRNGIAGDRGTAN